From Falco naumanni isolate bFalNau1 chromosome 4, bFalNau1.pat, whole genome shotgun sequence:
TTACCCGTTTCCTCGCCCCGTTTTTGCTAGGGTTACGGATACTACTTGCTCCCATTTTGCCTGTCTCTTCATAGGTCTTTGATTTAAACTTTGAACCTTGCCTGGTCTAGCCTACTTAACTTCAAAATTAGTTTAAACTTGGCCTTAGGATGTGTTTCAGGAACATTTGACTATTACAAAGATTGGAAGTTCAGTGAGAAGTACTGAAAGCcttaataaaaattacagctttggGCTTGGGGGATGATGTGAGGCTGGCAATGGCTTTGGGCAATTTGTCAAGCATATTACATGTGTTTATGTGACAGTACATCCAGGTCCAAATTTATAGCCATTATCAATAATTAATGGATCTTACATGCTTTTTTGCTCTTCACAGCTATttactaaaagaaaatagcCTGCTAAATAATGTAACATGATTATAACTGTAGTGTGATGCTGTACTGTATCTGTACAGGTGGATTTTTGTCCTGTAGGTTTTGACCTTAGGACAGCGTTGGCTTGCTGGGAGGTTTTATTGGTACGAGAGTAGGGCACTGTCAAGCGTTGTAATGTCAGTGACCACACCTGGGATGCAACTGAGTGAGAGTGCTGCTTCCGCTGTCTTTGCAACGTAGCTCTACTTCAAGAAATGTCGtgtattctttttctaaacTTTGGGAAGTagtttgtttgtggggtttgggaggtttttgatggttttttgttgttgttttggtttgggtttgtaatacagcttttgttttatagTTTTACAGTCTGCATAACTGTAGGTTTTGAAGCATTGCTGTTTCCTGTTCTATTGTTGCTTGTGGGCAGTTGGGTTGTTCTGCAGGTAGTACAGGAGGCCCACCTTGTAGACATTCACATATGAAAGCTGCAAACAAAACCCTCTTTTCATTGTTACTGTTTCAGCCATTCCTGTACTTCATGTATAAACATAAAGTCCCTTCATCAGGGGCAgcttcttcagcatttctgaggCCAGAGTGAAAAAGGAGTTCAGTATAGCCTTTCTTCTAATTGCTTTATGGCACTGTTAATAAAAACCTTTATCAGAAATATCTCTGTATAAAGGGACAAGAATCTTAAGCCTTGCATCTTAACCATCTCCTAGAGagtatttttcccctcatgTTTTTTGAACAGTATTTGCATGCTTAGCTGAACAGAATCAAATATTTTCACTCTGGATGACTGAAAACAAGAATAATTGGAATAACAAGATAGAGGCGCAGGCTAGgttgttttgtctttctgttgtgACTCACCGCTACGTCAGAATGATGCTTCACCTcaattttcagaagcttttagTGGCTGATAGCACAAAGCTTTTATGCTTCTAACTCTCCTGTAGTGGCTGAAGTTAAGTGCAAGCAAATATTTTGAGTTTGGGGCTTTGGTCTGAAATTGAAAGTTACTTTGAAGATGCAGTGTAGATGTCTGTCATGTTAGCTCACTTCTcgctttttttggttttgttatacATAGCAACATCTGGTTTTGActgatagtaattttttttccccaccatgtGGTCAATTAAGTTTCTGAATTTAATTGccttatgttttaaaatcaatgtattCCTTTAAAGTCATGTTATTGGTGCTTGCATACTTTCTGATTATCACTGGGTCTGTAGTATCTGTTGCCCTTGGACCTTTCCAGCTATTCAGCATCTAAAGAATGCACTGAGGCATGTGACAGCACGCTGAGAATTGAAAGCTAATGCAGCCTGGCTGCATGGTGCCCAATGATAACGCAGAACAGATAGTGTAATCTCCAAAAATACCACCTGTAAGCTATCTGCTGTGATGAACTTCTAAATCTTGTGTAGTGCTAGCACCTCCTCTAGTACAAGGTAACTTAAATTCACATTACTGAGCTATATGAACTTACAGTTCTGTTTGGACATCTTGGAAGCCTGGATTTTGTCCCAATTTTGTAATCAGCTTGCTTAGAAATAAAGGATATATATCCTTTCTCATCCTTGGCatcaagtattttaaagcacatCATCACTTTttgaataattaattatttcctttatcaCTTTAGGTATTTCTGGGAAAAGCCAGCTTCTGTTTGCACTGGTCTTCACTACCCGTTATCTGGACCTCTTCACTTCATTCATTTCATTGTATAACACATCTATGAAGGTAGAGTATACTGAAGAGTTAGAAAAGCTAGTAATGTTGCATGCAGAGTGcataatttcattattaaaagcTTGTTTAAATGGCCCACTGCACAGTTATTACAAAACAAGTTCTAGACGGGCTTCGGATAAAGAATGTGGAAGATGGACTCAAAATCCTACTTTTTTCTACACTCtacatgcaatttttaaaaactgtttggGGACTGTGACATTTAGAACAACTGCCATTTTGgttattgaaaataaaagctttgggGAGAATGGTTcaaataaattgtatttctcAATTGAGACATTAGAGCTTAAGTAAATCTCTTTTTATCCACTACAAGGTAAATTAGTATTCAAAATGCATTGCCAGAATTGCAGCTAGACTCTGGGCAGAGGCTGATAAAAAGTTGACAGGAGTATACTTTTAGGAATGTAGCTTCCATTAGGTTATATACCATGTTTGCTTACCTGCTGAATGTTAACGAGCtcagatttggttttgttgtttctttattcctgCAATTTCTGGTGCTGAGTACAAGAAAATAAAGCGGTAGGCTGGGAGAGTGCAGCATGTCTGTGGCACCAGAACAGACACTTCTTTAATCCAGTTCCTTTATTCTTCAATTTTCTTGATGGTCTTCAACTTTAGTTTAGAGGATAGTATAACTTTGCCAGGAGAAAAGACTAGACAGTCAGCAATGCAAAATGCACTGAAGAATTAGGGGAATGATACTGTAAAATAGGATTTTAGATTTTAAACTCAGTCATGCTGTTGTCTTCTAACAAGTCAAACGTGTATGCTTAAGTTTTAATATTGACAGTCTACATGAATAACTGTGGATTAAGTAAAATATTCTTGAAACACAAGCTTTTCCCCCCCCCATGTGATTTCTGAGAATATTAAAAGCCACTGTTGTGTGCGCTAAAGGAGCAGCTAGGGTTCTTGTAATTTATGTGTATTGATTGTGATTCAGGGTCATGACCATGTCTTTTTGCTGCATCCCTCCTACCCAAAAAAGGAATTAACATGACACTTGTGATACTCAACTTCATAGTAAACTTGAGTCTTGCCAGAAATGAAAGGGTCATCTTCTGCTCAAATCCAGTATTAACTTGCAGAATGGAAACCTCTGTTACAATTTCAAAGGTTACTGCCTGGAGAGACTGTTAGACGTAATTGGCTTTTCAGCCCATTATTGTAGTACCAAGACAAAGCTGCTTGAGTGTCCCAACGCAGCTTCTTGTCCTGTCTGCATATATTGAGGAACATACAACATTACACACTTGTAGAGAACAGGAACTACTATACAAATAAACTAACCCAGAGCATAACTAGATGAACTTCCTAATCTgaggaaaatgctgtaattcgcagcaaaaaaaaattttaatttctgtagagTTAGgattttcttcagtatttttagagaaatattaattaaactACAGTTGAcatcttgctgtatttttctgtcagtgatCATCAGATATTTAGGAAAATTAGTTTCTTCTGAGTTCCAGGAATGTATGCAGCAGTACACAAATTGGCACTATCTGCCTGCCTTAATGACCTGCAGACtaatttttgtgatttattGCATTCTGTAgcttacagtttcttttttatggtACCTGTATCTGGATATTGGATGCATTTCTGCTGGTGCACTCTGCAGTCATTTTTCTACCATTCTTTTATTTtcgtatttttaaaaatgaaaattttttgAGTGTCCCAAAACATGCTATAGTTCttacaaataaatctttaataAGGAGTTGGGGTTCATTCACACTTTCTTGGTATCTCCTATGACCATACCAATTCTGATCAGTTTACACTTGTAATAGGAATTCCATATATCTGATATCGTGTCCTGTGGTTCTTTATCTCCAGTCAGCTGGGGTGCTAGTGTAGTAGAGACTGTTTTGGATTCTGAGCTCCTTATTACAGTATTTGTAGTGTTTTGTATCTGTGAACAGTGCTTTTTTAGTGATAGGTATCATCTGCaaacagtgtttttttaaatcttagtTTTCAGTTGTGAAGAATCTATATATAATGTGATAAATGGTTTGGAATATTTAATCTTTGTGATGAAACTGAGGCAGAAGCTAATGTCTAGTCTGCTGTACTATGTTGTCTCCAGGACAATGAGCTCTGTCCTGATGATGGCAGATTGACCTTTAGAAAGGCATATGTTCTCTGTGATTCCGTTTTCTCATCTGTAAAAATAAGGCTATTTGCCTAGTCCACAGGGAAGAGCGATGAAGTCAACTGTACCATAACAAGTAAAAATGGTAAGGTTAGACATCAGctgaaaccaaaaccaagttCTGGTTCAGTGCTTCTAGCAGTCTGTTAGTTTCACAGGTTTTATGGCCTGTTGGTTGGTGAAGAATGCTGTCCACTTGCCACTCTTCAGATTTTAGAGGTGTTTAAAGGTCTAAATCAAATCAGCTAATTTGTGGTATGTTAAATGACTGAGTCTGGATGGGGTTTATTGAATAGTTTTTAACTGCCACATGAGCCACACCAGTCGCAGGCTTTTTGAGTGTAAAAAGACCACTCCCATCATTATTGCATGTATGCACATgcacatttttaacataaattttGGGCCAGTGCTTCCCCTGCAATAGCAGAAGGGGTGTTGCTTCTCCAGTCAGCTCCTTAGTTCTGTCTGCTCAGGGAAGTGTCCTTAAAGGAGCTTTGAGCAGTCACTTCAGCCAGGTGCAAGGTgatgcttttaaagcaaaaaaaccagtAGAGCCCAGAGTCATTGGTTTTGAATTATTACTCTGCTGAGAAAAGTTAAATACCATGACATAGCCTGGAACTGCAAAAGCATGTAAACAAACaatacaaacaacaaaaaaaagcagcacttacTCCTTTTAGTGCCTGGGAATATCTTTGTTCATTGAGTTTGATCTAATCCTGCAACCtctgtgggttgttttgtttttatttccttactcTTCAGCTTATCTACATTGCTTGCTCGTACGCCACTGTGTATCTGATCTACATGAAATTTAAGGCTACCTATGATGGAAACCATGATACATTCAGAGTGGAGTTTCTGATAGTTCCTGTTGGTGGACTCTCATTTCTTGTCAATCATGACTTCTCTCCTCTGGAGGTGAGTTGATTGTGGGCAggaggttattttttttccaaaacatttggCACATGGAAATGAGAGTTTTTAGGCTGAGGAGTGCTTGAAAGATGCCTGTGTTTAGCAGGTTCAAGCTAATCCTGTTTCCTCAGTGCATCTCCACAGTGtagatttctgtgaaaatgcaaGGTACTTCAGGAGACAGGCATTACTATCAACAtcagttattttaaagcagaagacTTATCATTTTCTCAGTACACTCTGATGGTTGTATTAATTCAAAAGTATCAttccttttgttgtttgttaAAGAAATGCCCCAGAATGCAGTTTGAATAGTTGGTGCCACCtggtgaaaacaaaagaaattacaataattttaaaattttgtagaATCATAAATGGTCTAGAGTATTAGAAAGAATTGCATTGTATGTGAAATGCATCTGTGTtcctatcagaaaaaaaatactttgaactccctataattacattttaaacgggtgatttttttcccacgAAATAGAGAGTTAACTGTAGATGCTTACTTTAAGTGGACTGagttgtatttttatatttattaaaggcatttttattgCAACACTTTgagacataattttaaattttgttctgtACTAACTCATTCTTTAAAAACCAATAGATTAAAAAAGTTGCAAGAACGTCAACTGATGGGTGCACTGATAAGCTTCCTCACGAGTAAACCTATGCCTGCCAGCTCGCTAGACAGGTGGTTTGGGGTGTTTGTTGTCTACTAAGAGAGTTGTTCCCTTGTACCATCCCATGGTTGATTATGAAGCTTTCACTTAGTTTTTCCTGTACCAAGGATAGTTTGCCAAATACTGTACGTATTCATAACTTTGTTAGAGAGTGAAAAGTCAAGTCAAATcaaatttcttctgtgtttctgttatCTAAGACAGTTGAATATAcctgtggttgtttttttcctttcagatacTGTGGACCTTCTCCATCTATCTTGAATCGGTTGCTATTCTCCCTCAGCTTTTTATGATCAGCAAAACTGGTGAAGCAGAGACCATCACTACTCACTATCTGTTCTTCTTGGGTCTGTACCGTGCCTTGTACTTAGTCAACTGGATTTGGCGCTACTATTTTGAGGGATTTTTTGACCTCATAGCTGTTGTTGCTGGTGTGGTCCAGACCGTTCTTTACTGTGACTTCTTCTATTTGTATGTTACAAAAGGTAAGTAGTGCAGTAACTTCCAGCTTCAGGCTGCAGAATGTAGCAATTAACAGGTTCTGAGGGATCTGCTATATCAGTATTACTAGGCTGTTAATTGTGTGCAAATTATTGCTGAAATCTTGATTTATCAAGTATGCTTTCTGCTAGTGTGGCATTTCTGAGGATTGCTTTTGAGTATAGATAGAATATAAACATGTAAATGGTCTATTAAATTAGTGGACAAATTTACAGTAAGTATGGCTAAATACGTGTTATTGTTGTCTTCCATTGATAACAGTGATCCTTATGCTTCTGACAACGTACACCATTTTGTGCAGATTCCATGCTTACAGATACCTTTCTCagtgttttaaatacttttaagagTCCAGATGATTTTTGATCTGTTTATGCTAAGTGTAGAAGCAGTCATTTCTGCTGGGTGCATAGTAATTTTGCCCTCGTTCGCATTCCACCTTCCATCATGTAACTACAAAGCTATATGGATGGGGCTGTGTTATTTTAGTCATAACTCTTAAGAAAGCACTGTCATAGCCTAGTATGTCCTATGGGGATGAAAAGTGAGAATTGCAGGGTGCCACAGTAGGGCAGGATCAGAATAGTTGTTCATTCATCATAGTTTTACCAGTGTGTATTGAAAAGAGAGAGGCAAGCCCATTTCGTGACAACGTGATTTTATGTGGTAGGTTTTGGTCCCTTTGAAGTTTTAACAGCATGTGTTTCTCCTAGATCACATCTCTGCTTTGCTAAccatttcctttcctgcttttctttacaGTACTCAAGGGAAAGAAGCTCAGTTTGCCAGCATAAGTGCCAAAAAACATCACCAGCATCTGTCCTTTTGGATGCTTGGACAGAACAATCCTTATCACAAGCAAAGGCGAAGATGCTTGAGACAGAAAGTCAGAAACACAGCTCTTTATAGTGCAGGTAGTCATCAGCGGCTCTGTAAGAACGGAGGAAAAACAACCAGCAGATTTCTGTTTGATGCATCTTgcctttatcttttttattactATGTATAAAGATTTTTTACATGAAGAAACTTATACTGTATTAATAAATTCAGTGTATGGTTTCAATTGGAATAGTTCCAAAAGTGAGATTTTTTGTGAGATTGTTTATGACCTGGAACAagtgcaaacttttttttaattttcaaggatttctttgaaatgactgattattttttttttctgtttggtttttttttccagtgcacaGGTATGTGCATCCTTGATGGATGGTAGTCAtctgttctttcccttttgatTCAATTTTCATTCcactatatttatttttttttccaaaaggtgAATATATGTCAACTCTAAATCTGAAACCACCGATGTTTGATGTGATGTGCTGGTGCCCAGTCTTtgtgccatctgctgacatgGAGttccttatttaaaatatatgttggTGCCAGAAGGGGAACAGTCACACCTTGTAGCTGTTCCCCTTCTAAAACAGGCTGGTGGCAAGAGGACGGCGAGGAAATCCCTCGGGGCCACAGGGATGGgcccttttctgttttgccatgATATTTGGGAGGGTAATCCCAATAACGAAAGCACTTGGCAGTGCGGGTCGTGAAGGGCAAGAGATGCGGTTGTGTTGCTTAGTAGCAAATGCTTGGGACTGTAGTCTTTAttcaggaaaagaaggttaAATATCTTGGATGTGCTGCCCTGCTACACCATTACAGCTACAGAAATGGGAGACTTGTAAGTTGATTACGGTAATCCGTAGGTGATCACTTTTAAACAataactacattttctttttaacaaatgcGTTATAAGCAACTTCCATGTTTGGCTTCAAGTGGTTTTTGATGTCACTTTTGGACAAttaggttgttttgtttttttacaaacttTTCAAAATCAGCAGCACCAGTTACCATTCTTTATCCTTTAAATGATTCCCCTTTTTTTACTGAGCTGTTGCATGATTTATCCTGTGTTACCATCCTCAATAAACACTTTATGAAATGGTGAAAATGTTTcgggtttgtttttcattcctgAGTTAGGTGGTTTCTATTAGGCTGGGACCAGGTGATAAGTTGTGGTAAGGACGAGTCGCTTGATGTCATTCATGCTGTCACTCGGTATGAAATATGAACTTGTTAAGGCGGTGAAGGATGGTTACCGCTGAACAGTGATGGTGACTGAGTTGCTTGTTCTGTAAGCTCGGCTCCAGCCCAGTGCAGGTGAGGGTTTGGTGCTTGTATCTATTTCTATCTTCAAGAAATAATTTACCTTCTCTAACTTAGTCTACCATCGGTAACCGTCACTAACTAGGGGCAGATACTATTCCTAGCCCCAAATGCGAATACTGCTTTTTGCTTGCGCAAAGCTAGCGCGCTGTAATGCTCAGGTGCTGCGCCGAGCGTCCCTCCGCGGCCTGTCCCCGCAGTGACACGCAAGAGCCGCCCGGTGCTGGCGGTAGCCGCAGTGCTTGTGAGCAGAGGTGGGAGTCCCGGTGCCTGGGGTGGTAATTTGCTTCCCCGGTGTTCGCTTTGTCCTTGGATTCAGTGGCAGCGTCCCTCTTGGCCGTGTCGTCCCGGCCCGTGCTCgggagggggcaggagcggaggggccggggggagaAGGCAGCGGGGCTGGGACGCGTCGGTGCTCGGCCCCGCCTTGGCCGCAGGCGCTCAGCGGTTCTGCTGGGCTGGTggcgccggcggggccgggcacAGCCGGTGTTCCCAACGGCCCGGTGCCGGCCTCGCCCCCGCTGCAGCACCGGGCGCCTGCGGCCGCCGCGCCacgggccgccccgccccgccccggccccgcgggccgCGCGCGCCGAGGGGTCGCCGCGCAGGCGCCCGGGTGCAGCGCCCCGCCTCGGCCAGCCCCGCACGCGCGGGCGGCGGGAAGGGCCGGGGCCGCCCAGGGCGCgtgcgcggcgcggcccggAACAacgcgggcggggcggggggggaacgACACACGCCGCCGTGACGCCACCGTGACGCCGCGTTCCCGTGACGTAGCGCCGGCCCCCGGGCTGGGCGGTGCGGCcggggggcgaggggcgggCGCAGGGTCCTGGGCTGGCCGTGACGGGCCGGCGCCgacggcgcggcgcggccccgcagGATGCCGGGGCTGGTGGTGTTCGGCCGGCGCTGGGCCATCGGCAGCGACGACTTCGTGCTCCCGGGGGCCTTCGAGCTCTTCGTCCGGCTGGTGTGGTGAGGCGGGGACGGGGCCGCCTCCTCTCAGGGGCCGCTCGCGCGCGCGGCCGGGGCCCGCCGGCGGGTGACTGGCGGTGGCGGCGCCCCCTCACCTGAggcgcggcgggcccggggcgggcgcggtggggctgggggagcccctGGGCACCTGCGGCCGAGCGCTCCCGGTGCCTTGGCCGCCGCCGGCACGGAGCCCTCGGCGCCTGGTTGTATCTGTTCGCAGCTCGGCGCTAATGCGGCTTCCTTCCCTCGGGAGTTAATGGGATAATTCCTTTGTCTGGATCAGCCTTTGGAGCTGGGGGGATGAGTAGCAGCGCGCGGGGAGCCTCTTGCTCGGTCTGCGGGCGGCTTTGCTGTGGTGACTGCCGAGTGTTCGTGGGGTCCTTGTGTAACGTCTCCCTTTCTGTTCGCCCCTGTGCTCGGGTGGAAACTGTTCCTCAGGCGATCGCTTTGCAGGATGCACTTTCCCCTTCCAACTGTGACTTTTTATCATCTCACTTTCCTGTAGGTGGATTGGAATTCTTGTGCTTTACGCGGTTCATAAGGGGCAGTTCAACTGTCCTGGGGGAGGATTACTCCACAGCTACTTGCTTGTCCTCCTCATTCTCCTGGCTTCTATAATATGTGCGTTATCTGCTCTTGTATACGTCAGTATGCAAGGTAAATAGTTAAtagtaatattttatattactgtAGTATGATTGtaatatatactttttaaaatttggagttgacattaaaagaaatgcaaaaaaaatcaagtgctTTAATGGTAGTCAAACTTAAGAAACCACCTACCAGCATTAATACATTGGCTTTAATAGTATTATCTCCGTTAGTCAGGAATCTAATATAATAAACGGACACAGTAGCGTAGTGCAGCTAATGGTGATATGTTCATTACCATCAGAGCATCTTGAAAACTTCATCTGCGTTCACCATTAATACGTGACCTCAAACAGAACGCTGCTCGACCTCTCTGACAGGAATTTAGGGGAATTTCTCCAAAATTGATTCTTCACCTGAAGTATCA
This genomic window contains:
- the KDELR2 gene encoding ER lumen protein-retaining receptor 2, encoding MNIFRLTGDLSHLAAIIILLLKIWKSRSCAGISGKSQLLFALVFTTRYLDLFTSFISLYNTSMKLIYIACSYATVYLIYMKFKATYDGNHDTFRVEFLIVPVGGLSFLVNHDFSPLEILWTFSIYLESVAILPQLFMISKTGEAETITTHYLFFLGLYRALYLVNWIWRYYFEGFFDLIAVVAGVVQTVLYCDFFYLYVTKVLKGKKLSLPA